Proteins found in one Cricetulus griseus strain 17A/GY chromosome X, alternate assembly CriGri-PICRH-1.0, whole genome shotgun sequence genomic segment:
- the Bclaf3 gene encoding BCLAF1 and THRAP3 family member 3 isoform X4: MARSRSRSPRWKQRSLSPQSRNFEYYEERHFHGHYDPEYRNDPKRSFAWRVDDEKHGQNKPRIPPRVNPYYRSYENRSPSPNVKSVEKFDTYKPHQEYFPGRGDDDRRSQYMPTYSESATSYTEHDRDCYPPQMQGRYIPDEHRGRGSGRGGKPPEMSLEDSFRFEEAWHEDELRHQRVQEESYPQSPRRGSEDFDARNPFQKRYPEDHDFRKYSYTSKRPTDAARYENREPSRIPKWKPEHSFVPFQEKNEDWSFGSQSHRYTEREYPEISSATKVSYDYRHKHHKLSDSEQDFPDGRFQKYLKEEDRKYSSLKVPGNRESDCFSAARGRENENEQASGPFQLYKKDCVSYTNTNIKEADLGPCNDKWKRKLKEDCRKESASSSKQLRASPKPEDKRYSFVKKKSLTVKVDVNNIDTFRSTSRYSAERQVSHDLVAVGRKNDNFHPVFQHLDSPQNPENKPTEEFTQEIITIIHEVKASCSATSDITLHERFSRMQSRHPDFDEMALSSDPEFHRRIDMSLADLQNKQTMVYEPDETLVKVIDPNDLRHDIERRRKERLQNEDENIFHMASPTERNHQCPSFSKVKTVRVDGFQKPPHFIKSNFRKFIQKPYINYPMQRKDAITRKRFRVEENHQNRRGSKRSFKNFLGGRFQPHFKSHLVQKSLYIQAKYQRLRFAGPRGFITNKFRNRFLRRKKF, from the exons ATGGCCCGGTCAAGATCCAGATCCCCCAGGTGGAAACAGAG GTCATTATCACCACAATCTAGAAATTTTGAATACTACGAGGAAAGACATTTCCATGGGCATTATGACCCTGAATATAGAAATGATCCAAAAAGATCTTTTGCTTGGAGAGTGGATGACGAGAAACATGGACAGAATAAACCAAGGATTCCCCCTCGTGTGAATCCATATTATCGTTCTTACGAAAATAGATCACCTTCCCCAAATGTAAAGTCTGTAGAAAAATTTGATACATATAAGCCTCACCAAGAATATTTCCCTGGAAGAGGGGATGATGACAGAAGATCTCAGTATATGCCCACATACTCAGAAAGTGCAACAAGCTACACAGAGCATGATAGGGATTGTTATCCCCCACAAATGCAAGGAAGGTATATTCCTGATGAGCACAGAGGTAGAGGAAGCGGGAGAGGAGGGAAGCCACCTGAGATGTCACTGGAAGATTCCTTTAGATTTGAAGAGGCATGGCATGAAGATGAATTGAGACACCAGAGGGTACAAGAAGAAAGCTACCCTCAGTCACCAAGAAGAGGCTCAGAAGACTTTGATGCCAGGAACCCTTTTCAGAAGAG GTATCCTGAGGATCATGATTTCAGAAAGTACAGCTACACATCAAAAAGACCTACAGATGCCGCAAGGTATGAAAATAGAGAGCCCTCCAGAATCCCAAAGTGGAAGCCTGAGCATTCTTTTGTACCTTTCCAAGAGAAGAATGAAGACTGGAGCTTCGgatcacaaagccacagatacACTGAGAGAGAATACCCAGAGATAAGTTCAGCAACCAAAGTGTCTTATGACTACCGTCACAAACATCATAAGCTCTCAGACAGCGAGCAGGACTTTCCCGATGGGAGGTTTCAGAAGTACttgaaggaagaagacagaaaatatagTTCTCTAAAAGTTCCTGGAAATAGAGAGTCAGATTGTTTCAGTGctgcaagaggaagagagaatgagaacGAGCAGGCCAGTGGGCCTTTTCAACTCTACAAGAAAGACTGTGTTTCCTATACTAATACAAATATAAAGGAAGCTGATTTGGGGCCTTGCAATGACAAGTGgaagagaaaactaaaagaagATTGCAGAAAAGAGAGTGCCTCTTCTAGTAAACAACTTCGTGCAAGCCCCAAACCTGAAGACAAACGCTATTCATTTGTCAAGAAGAAATCACTTACTGTTAAAGTCGACGTGAACAACATAGACACATTTAG GTCTACTTCTAGATATTCTGCAGAGAGACAGGTATCACATGATTTGGTTGCTGTTGGCAGAAAAAATGACAATTTTCATCCAGTATTTCAACATCTTGACTCACCTCAGAATCCTGAAAACAAACCTACAGAagaatttactcaggaaatcatAACAATAATCCATGAAGTTAAAG CAAGTTGTTCTGCAACATCTGATATTACTTTACATGAGCGTTTCTCAAGAATGCAAAGCAGACATCCAGATTTCGATGAGATGgcactgagttcagatccagaATTTCACAG GAGAATAGATATGTCTTTGGCTGATCTTCAGAATAAACAGACTATGGTATATGAACCAGATGAG ACTCTGGTCAAAGTAATAGATCCAAATGACCTACGACATGACAttgaaaggaggagaaaagagaggttACAGAATGAAGATGAGAACATTTTTCATATGGCTAGTCCTACAGAGAG GAATCATCAGTGTCCCAGTTTTTCAAAGGTGAAGACTGTTCGTGTTGATGGATTTCAAAAACCTCCACAttttataaaatcaaattttagaaaatttattcAGAAACCTTACATA AACTATCCTATGCAGAGAAAAGATGCCATTACTCGGAAGAGATTTAGAGTTGAGGAAAATCATCAAAACAGAAGAGGATCTAAAAGATCTTTCAAG AACTTTTTGGGTGGCAGATTCCAGCCCCATTTTAAGTCACATCTGGTACAGAAGAGCTTGTATATTCAGGCTAAATACCAGCGTTTACGGTTTGCTGGACCAAGGGGATTTATTACCAATAAATTCAGAAACAGATTTCTGAGGAGAAAAAAG ttttaa
- the Bclaf3 gene encoding BCLAF1 and THRAP3 family member 3 isoform X9, whose product MARSRSRSPRWKQRSLSPQSRNFEYYEERHFHGHYDPEYRNDPKRSFAWRVDDEKHGQNKPRIPPRVNPYYRSYENRSPSPNVKSVEKFDTYKPHQEYFPGRGDDDRRSQYMPTYSESATSYTEHDRDCYPPQMQGRYIPDEHRGRGSGRGGKPPEMSLEDSFRFEEAWHEDELRHQRVQEESYPQSPRRGSEDFDARNPFQKRYPEDHDFRKYSYTSKRPTDAARYENREPSRIPKWKPEHSFVPFQEKNEDWSFGSQSHRYTEREYPEISSATKVSYDYRHKHHKLSDSEQDFPDGRFQKYLKEEDRKYSSLKVPGNRESDCFSAARGRENENEQASGPFQLYKKDCVSYTNTNIKEADLGPCNDKWKRKLKEDCRKESASSSKQLRASPKPEDKRYSFVKKKSLTVKVDVNNIDTFRSTSRYSAERQVSHDLVAVGRKNDNFHPVFQHLDSPQNPENKPTEEFTQEIITIIHEVKASCSATSDITLHERFSRMQSRHPDFDEMALSSDPEFHRNHQCPSFSKNYPMQRKDAITRKRFRVEENHQNRRGSKRSFKNFLGGRFQPHFKSHLVQKSLYIQAKYQRLRFAGPRGFITNKFRNRFLRRKKCFPCLRGVGIHEYPVSEYSTIIYLKHLYYHSLQRKASLIKAGSIICL is encoded by the exons ATGGCCCGGTCAAGATCCAGATCCCCCAGGTGGAAACAGAG GTCATTATCACCACAATCTAGAAATTTTGAATACTACGAGGAAAGACATTTCCATGGGCATTATGACCCTGAATATAGAAATGATCCAAAAAGATCTTTTGCTTGGAGAGTGGATGACGAGAAACATGGACAGAATAAACCAAGGATTCCCCCTCGTGTGAATCCATATTATCGTTCTTACGAAAATAGATCACCTTCCCCAAATGTAAAGTCTGTAGAAAAATTTGATACATATAAGCCTCACCAAGAATATTTCCCTGGAAGAGGGGATGATGACAGAAGATCTCAGTATATGCCCACATACTCAGAAAGTGCAACAAGCTACACAGAGCATGATAGGGATTGTTATCCCCCACAAATGCAAGGAAGGTATATTCCTGATGAGCACAGAGGTAGAGGAAGCGGGAGAGGAGGGAAGCCACCTGAGATGTCACTGGAAGATTCCTTTAGATTTGAAGAGGCATGGCATGAAGATGAATTGAGACACCAGAGGGTACAAGAAGAAAGCTACCCTCAGTCACCAAGAAGAGGCTCAGAAGACTTTGATGCCAGGAACCCTTTTCAGAAGAG GTATCCTGAGGATCATGATTTCAGAAAGTACAGCTACACATCAAAAAGACCTACAGATGCCGCAAGGTATGAAAATAGAGAGCCCTCCAGAATCCCAAAGTGGAAGCCTGAGCATTCTTTTGTACCTTTCCAAGAGAAGAATGAAGACTGGAGCTTCGgatcacaaagccacagatacACTGAGAGAGAATACCCAGAGATAAGTTCAGCAACCAAAGTGTCTTATGACTACCGTCACAAACATCATAAGCTCTCAGACAGCGAGCAGGACTTTCCCGATGGGAGGTTTCAGAAGTACttgaaggaagaagacagaaaatatagTTCTCTAAAAGTTCCTGGAAATAGAGAGTCAGATTGTTTCAGTGctgcaagaggaagagagaatgagaacGAGCAGGCCAGTGGGCCTTTTCAACTCTACAAGAAAGACTGTGTTTCCTATACTAATACAAATATAAAGGAAGCTGATTTGGGGCCTTGCAATGACAAGTGgaagagaaaactaaaagaagATTGCAGAAAAGAGAGTGCCTCTTCTAGTAAACAACTTCGTGCAAGCCCCAAACCTGAAGACAAACGCTATTCATTTGTCAAGAAGAAATCACTTACTGTTAAAGTCGACGTGAACAACATAGACACATTTAG GTCTACTTCTAGATATTCTGCAGAGAGACAGGTATCACATGATTTGGTTGCTGTTGGCAGAAAAAATGACAATTTTCATCCAGTATTTCAACATCTTGACTCACCTCAGAATCCTGAAAACAAACCTACAGAagaatttactcaggaaatcatAACAATAATCCATGAAGTTAAAG CAAGTTGTTCTGCAACATCTGATATTACTTTACATGAGCGTTTCTCAAGAATGCAAAGCAGACATCCAGATTTCGATGAGATGgcactgagttcagatccagaATTTCACAG GAATCATCAGTGTCCCAGTTTTTCAAAG AACTATCCTATGCAGAGAAAAGATGCCATTACTCGGAAGAGATTTAGAGTTGAGGAAAATCATCAAAACAGAAGAGGATCTAAAAGATCTTTCAAG AACTTTTTGGGTGGCAGATTCCAGCCCCATTTTAAGTCACATCTGGTACAGAAGAGCTTGTATATTCAGGCTAAATACCAGCGTTTACGGTTTGCTGGACCAAGGGGATTTATTACCAATAAATTCAGAAACAGATTTCTGAGGAGAAAAAAG TGTTTCCCATGCCTTAGAGGGGTTGGCATACATGAATATCCTGTTTCTGAGTACTCAACCATCATTTATTTGAAGCATCTTTACTATCATTCACTACAAAgaaaagcttctctgatcaaAGCTGGGAGTATCATTTGTCTATAa
- the Bclaf3 gene encoding BCLAF1 and THRAP3 family member 3 isoform X3, whose translation MARSRSRSPRWKQRSLSPQSRNFEYYEERHFHGHYDPEYRNDPKRSFAWRVDDEKHGQNKPRIPPRVNPYYRSYENRSPSPNVKSVEKFDTYKPHQEYFPGRGDDDRRSQYMPTYSESATSYTEHDRDCYPPQMQGRYIPDEHRGRGSGRGGKPPEMSLEDSFRFEEAWHEDELRHQRVQEESYPQSPRRGSEDFDARNPFQKRYPEDHDFRKYSYTSKRPTDAARYENREPSRIPKWKPEHSFVPFQEKNEDWSFGSQSHRYTEREYPEISSATKVSYDYRHKHHKLSDSEQDFPDGRFQKYLKEEDRKYSSLKVPGNRESDCFSAARGRENENEQASGPFQLYKKDCVSYTNTNIKEADLGPCNDKWKRKLKEDCRKESASSSKQLRASPKPEDKRYSFVKKKSLTVKVDVNNIDTFRSTSRYSAERQVSHDLVAVGRKNDNFHPVFQHLDSPQNPENKPTEEFTQEIITIIHEVKASCSATSDITLHERFSRMQSRHPDFDEMALSSDPEFHRRIDMSLADLQNKQTMVYEPDETLVKVIDPNDLRHDIERRRKERLQNEDENIFHMASPTERNHQCPSFSKNYPMQRKDAITRKRFRVEENHQNRRGSKRSFKNFLGGRFQPHFKSHLVQKSLYIQAKYQRLRFAGPRGFITNKFRNRFLRRKKCFPCLRGVGIHEYPVSEYSTIIYLKHLYYHSLQRKASLIKAGSIICL comes from the exons ATGGCCCGGTCAAGATCCAGATCCCCCAGGTGGAAACAGAG GTCATTATCACCACAATCTAGAAATTTTGAATACTACGAGGAAAGACATTTCCATGGGCATTATGACCCTGAATATAGAAATGATCCAAAAAGATCTTTTGCTTGGAGAGTGGATGACGAGAAACATGGACAGAATAAACCAAGGATTCCCCCTCGTGTGAATCCATATTATCGTTCTTACGAAAATAGATCACCTTCCCCAAATGTAAAGTCTGTAGAAAAATTTGATACATATAAGCCTCACCAAGAATATTTCCCTGGAAGAGGGGATGATGACAGAAGATCTCAGTATATGCCCACATACTCAGAAAGTGCAACAAGCTACACAGAGCATGATAGGGATTGTTATCCCCCACAAATGCAAGGAAGGTATATTCCTGATGAGCACAGAGGTAGAGGAAGCGGGAGAGGAGGGAAGCCACCTGAGATGTCACTGGAAGATTCCTTTAGATTTGAAGAGGCATGGCATGAAGATGAATTGAGACACCAGAGGGTACAAGAAGAAAGCTACCCTCAGTCACCAAGAAGAGGCTCAGAAGACTTTGATGCCAGGAACCCTTTTCAGAAGAG GTATCCTGAGGATCATGATTTCAGAAAGTACAGCTACACATCAAAAAGACCTACAGATGCCGCAAGGTATGAAAATAGAGAGCCCTCCAGAATCCCAAAGTGGAAGCCTGAGCATTCTTTTGTACCTTTCCAAGAGAAGAATGAAGACTGGAGCTTCGgatcacaaagccacagatacACTGAGAGAGAATACCCAGAGATAAGTTCAGCAACCAAAGTGTCTTATGACTACCGTCACAAACATCATAAGCTCTCAGACAGCGAGCAGGACTTTCCCGATGGGAGGTTTCAGAAGTACttgaaggaagaagacagaaaatatagTTCTCTAAAAGTTCCTGGAAATAGAGAGTCAGATTGTTTCAGTGctgcaagaggaagagagaatgagaacGAGCAGGCCAGTGGGCCTTTTCAACTCTACAAGAAAGACTGTGTTTCCTATACTAATACAAATATAAAGGAAGCTGATTTGGGGCCTTGCAATGACAAGTGgaagagaaaactaaaagaagATTGCAGAAAAGAGAGTGCCTCTTCTAGTAAACAACTTCGTGCAAGCCCCAAACCTGAAGACAAACGCTATTCATTTGTCAAGAAGAAATCACTTACTGTTAAAGTCGACGTGAACAACATAGACACATTTAG GTCTACTTCTAGATATTCTGCAGAGAGACAGGTATCACATGATTTGGTTGCTGTTGGCAGAAAAAATGACAATTTTCATCCAGTATTTCAACATCTTGACTCACCTCAGAATCCTGAAAACAAACCTACAGAagaatttactcaggaaatcatAACAATAATCCATGAAGTTAAAG CAAGTTGTTCTGCAACATCTGATATTACTTTACATGAGCGTTTCTCAAGAATGCAAAGCAGACATCCAGATTTCGATGAGATGgcactgagttcagatccagaATTTCACAG GAGAATAGATATGTCTTTGGCTGATCTTCAGAATAAACAGACTATGGTATATGAACCAGATGAG ACTCTGGTCAAAGTAATAGATCCAAATGACCTACGACATGACAttgaaaggaggagaaaagagaggttACAGAATGAAGATGAGAACATTTTTCATATGGCTAGTCCTACAGAGAG GAATCATCAGTGTCCCAGTTTTTCAAAG AACTATCCTATGCAGAGAAAAGATGCCATTACTCGGAAGAGATTTAGAGTTGAGGAAAATCATCAAAACAGAAGAGGATCTAAAAGATCTTTCAAG AACTTTTTGGGTGGCAGATTCCAGCCCCATTTTAAGTCACATCTGGTACAGAAGAGCTTGTATATTCAGGCTAAATACCAGCGTTTACGGTTTGCTGGACCAAGGGGATTTATTACCAATAAATTCAGAAACAGATTTCTGAGGAGAAAAAAG TGTTTCCCATGCCTTAGAGGGGTTGGCATACATGAATATCCTGTTTCTGAGTACTCAACCATCATTTATTTGAAGCATCTTTACTATCATTCACTACAAAgaaaagcttctctgatcaaAGCTGGGAGTATCATTTGTCTATAa
- the Bclaf3 gene encoding BCLAF1 and THRAP3 family member 3 isoform X5 — MARSRSRSPRWKQRSLSPQSRNFEYYEERHFHGHYDPEYRNDPKRSFAWRVDDEKHGQNKPRIPPRVNPYYRSYENRSPSPNVKSVEKFDTYKPHQEYFPGRGDDDRRSQYMPTYSESATSYTEHDRDCYPPQMQGRYIPDEHRGRGSGRGGKPPEMSLEDSFRFEEAWHEDELRHQRVQEESYPQSPRRGSEDFDARNPFQKRYPEDHDFRKYSYTSKRPTDAARYENREPSRIPKWKPEHSFVPFQEKNEDWSFGSQSHRYTEREYPEISSATKVSYDYRHKHHKLSDSEQDFPDGRFQKYLKEEDRKYSSLKVPGNRESDCFSAARGRENENEQASGPFQLYKKDCVSYTNTNIKEADLGPCNDKWKRKLKEDCRKESASSSKQLRASPKPEDKRYSFVKKKSLTVKVDVNNIDTFRSTSRYSAERQVSHDLVAVGRKNDNFHPVFQHLDSPQNPENKPTEEFTQEIITIIHEVKASCSATSDITLHERFSRMQSRHPDFDEMALSSDPEFHRRIDMSLADLQNKQTMVYEPDETLVKVIDPNDLRHDIERRRKERLQNEDENIFHMASPTERNHQCPSFSKVKTVRVDGFQKPPHFIKSNFRKFIQKPYINYPMQRKDAITRKRFRVEENHQNRRGSKRSFKEHAILPQKTNLQLLEMELTLHEDLTEDLVWSGIRIDTKTLIL, encoded by the exons ATGGCCCGGTCAAGATCCAGATCCCCCAGGTGGAAACAGAG GTCATTATCACCACAATCTAGAAATTTTGAATACTACGAGGAAAGACATTTCCATGGGCATTATGACCCTGAATATAGAAATGATCCAAAAAGATCTTTTGCTTGGAGAGTGGATGACGAGAAACATGGACAGAATAAACCAAGGATTCCCCCTCGTGTGAATCCATATTATCGTTCTTACGAAAATAGATCACCTTCCCCAAATGTAAAGTCTGTAGAAAAATTTGATACATATAAGCCTCACCAAGAATATTTCCCTGGAAGAGGGGATGATGACAGAAGATCTCAGTATATGCCCACATACTCAGAAAGTGCAACAAGCTACACAGAGCATGATAGGGATTGTTATCCCCCACAAATGCAAGGAAGGTATATTCCTGATGAGCACAGAGGTAGAGGAAGCGGGAGAGGAGGGAAGCCACCTGAGATGTCACTGGAAGATTCCTTTAGATTTGAAGAGGCATGGCATGAAGATGAATTGAGACACCAGAGGGTACAAGAAGAAAGCTACCCTCAGTCACCAAGAAGAGGCTCAGAAGACTTTGATGCCAGGAACCCTTTTCAGAAGAG GTATCCTGAGGATCATGATTTCAGAAAGTACAGCTACACATCAAAAAGACCTACAGATGCCGCAAGGTATGAAAATAGAGAGCCCTCCAGAATCCCAAAGTGGAAGCCTGAGCATTCTTTTGTACCTTTCCAAGAGAAGAATGAAGACTGGAGCTTCGgatcacaaagccacagatacACTGAGAGAGAATACCCAGAGATAAGTTCAGCAACCAAAGTGTCTTATGACTACCGTCACAAACATCATAAGCTCTCAGACAGCGAGCAGGACTTTCCCGATGGGAGGTTTCAGAAGTACttgaaggaagaagacagaaaatatagTTCTCTAAAAGTTCCTGGAAATAGAGAGTCAGATTGTTTCAGTGctgcaagaggaagagagaatgagaacGAGCAGGCCAGTGGGCCTTTTCAACTCTACAAGAAAGACTGTGTTTCCTATACTAATACAAATATAAAGGAAGCTGATTTGGGGCCTTGCAATGACAAGTGgaagagaaaactaaaagaagATTGCAGAAAAGAGAGTGCCTCTTCTAGTAAACAACTTCGTGCAAGCCCCAAACCTGAAGACAAACGCTATTCATTTGTCAAGAAGAAATCACTTACTGTTAAAGTCGACGTGAACAACATAGACACATTTAG GTCTACTTCTAGATATTCTGCAGAGAGACAGGTATCACATGATTTGGTTGCTGTTGGCAGAAAAAATGACAATTTTCATCCAGTATTTCAACATCTTGACTCACCTCAGAATCCTGAAAACAAACCTACAGAagaatttactcaggaaatcatAACAATAATCCATGAAGTTAAAG CAAGTTGTTCTGCAACATCTGATATTACTTTACATGAGCGTTTCTCAAGAATGCAAAGCAGACATCCAGATTTCGATGAGATGgcactgagttcagatccagaATTTCACAG GAGAATAGATATGTCTTTGGCTGATCTTCAGAATAAACAGACTATGGTATATGAACCAGATGAG ACTCTGGTCAAAGTAATAGATCCAAATGACCTACGACATGACAttgaaaggaggagaaaagagaggttACAGAATGAAGATGAGAACATTTTTCATATGGCTAGTCCTACAGAGAG GAATCATCAGTGTCCCAGTTTTTCAAAGGTGAAGACTGTTCGTGTTGATGGATTTCAAAAACCTCCACAttttataaaatcaaattttagaaaatttattcAGAAACCTTACATA AACTATCCTATGCAGAGAAAAGATGCCATTACTCGGAAGAGATTTAGAGTTGAGGAAAATCATCAAAACAGAAGAGGATCTAAAAGATCTTTCAAG GAACATGCAATATTGCCACAGAAAACCAACCTGCAATTGTTGGAAATGGAACTGACCCTACATGAGGACTTAACTGAGGATCTCGTTTGGTCAGGAATTAGAATTGACACCAAGACACTAATACTGTAA
- the Bclaf3 gene encoding BCLAF1 and THRAP3 family member 3 isoform X6, with the protein MARSRSRSPRWKQRSLSPQSRNFEYYEERHFHGHYDPEYRNDPKRSFAWRVDDEKHGQNKPRIPPRVNPYYRSYENRSPSPNVKSVEKFDTYKPHQEYFPGRGDDDRRSQYMPTYSESATSYTEHDRDCYPPQMQGRYIPDEHRGRGSGRGGKPPEMSLEDSFRFEEAWHEDELRHQRVQEESYPQSPRRGSEDFDARNPFQKRYPEDHDFRKYSYTSKRPTDAARYENREPSRIPKWKPEHSFVPFQEKNEDWSFGSQSHRYTEREYPEISSATKVSYDYRHKHHKLSDSEQDFPDGRFQKYLKEEDRKYSSLKVPGNRESDCFSAARGRENENEQASGPFQLYKKDCVSYTNTNIKEADLGPCNDKWKRKLKEDCRKESASSSKQLRASPKPEDKRYSFVKKKSLTVKVDVNNIDTFRSTSRYSAERQVSHDLVAVGRKNDNFHPVFQHLDSPQNPENKPTEEFTQEIITIIHEVKASCSATSDITLHERFSRMQSRHPDFDEMALSSDPEFHRNHQCPSFSKVKTVRVDGFQKPPHFIKSNFRKFIQKPYINYPMQRKDAITRKRFRVEENHQNRRGSKRSFKNFLGGRFQPHFKSHLVQKSLYIQAKYQRLRFAGPRGFITNKFRNRFLRRKKCFPCLRGVGIHEYPVSEYSTIIYLKHLYYHSLQRKASLIKAGSIICL; encoded by the exons ATGGCCCGGTCAAGATCCAGATCCCCCAGGTGGAAACAGAG GTCATTATCACCACAATCTAGAAATTTTGAATACTACGAGGAAAGACATTTCCATGGGCATTATGACCCTGAATATAGAAATGATCCAAAAAGATCTTTTGCTTGGAGAGTGGATGACGAGAAACATGGACAGAATAAACCAAGGATTCCCCCTCGTGTGAATCCATATTATCGTTCTTACGAAAATAGATCACCTTCCCCAAATGTAAAGTCTGTAGAAAAATTTGATACATATAAGCCTCACCAAGAATATTTCCCTGGAAGAGGGGATGATGACAGAAGATCTCAGTATATGCCCACATACTCAGAAAGTGCAACAAGCTACACAGAGCATGATAGGGATTGTTATCCCCCACAAATGCAAGGAAGGTATATTCCTGATGAGCACAGAGGTAGAGGAAGCGGGAGAGGAGGGAAGCCACCTGAGATGTCACTGGAAGATTCCTTTAGATTTGAAGAGGCATGGCATGAAGATGAATTGAGACACCAGAGGGTACAAGAAGAAAGCTACCCTCAGTCACCAAGAAGAGGCTCAGAAGACTTTGATGCCAGGAACCCTTTTCAGAAGAG GTATCCTGAGGATCATGATTTCAGAAAGTACAGCTACACATCAAAAAGACCTACAGATGCCGCAAGGTATGAAAATAGAGAGCCCTCCAGAATCCCAAAGTGGAAGCCTGAGCATTCTTTTGTACCTTTCCAAGAGAAGAATGAAGACTGGAGCTTCGgatcacaaagccacagatacACTGAGAGAGAATACCCAGAGATAAGTTCAGCAACCAAAGTGTCTTATGACTACCGTCACAAACATCATAAGCTCTCAGACAGCGAGCAGGACTTTCCCGATGGGAGGTTTCAGAAGTACttgaaggaagaagacagaaaatatagTTCTCTAAAAGTTCCTGGAAATAGAGAGTCAGATTGTTTCAGTGctgcaagaggaagagagaatgagaacGAGCAGGCCAGTGGGCCTTTTCAACTCTACAAGAAAGACTGTGTTTCCTATACTAATACAAATATAAAGGAAGCTGATTTGGGGCCTTGCAATGACAAGTGgaagagaaaactaaaagaagATTGCAGAAAAGAGAGTGCCTCTTCTAGTAAACAACTTCGTGCAAGCCCCAAACCTGAAGACAAACGCTATTCATTTGTCAAGAAGAAATCACTTACTGTTAAAGTCGACGTGAACAACATAGACACATTTAG GTCTACTTCTAGATATTCTGCAGAGAGACAGGTATCACATGATTTGGTTGCTGTTGGCAGAAAAAATGACAATTTTCATCCAGTATTTCAACATCTTGACTCACCTCAGAATCCTGAAAACAAACCTACAGAagaatttactcaggaaatcatAACAATAATCCATGAAGTTAAAG CAAGTTGTTCTGCAACATCTGATATTACTTTACATGAGCGTTTCTCAAGAATGCAAAGCAGACATCCAGATTTCGATGAGATGgcactgagttcagatccagaATTTCACAG GAATCATCAGTGTCCCAGTTTTTCAAAGGTGAAGACTGTTCGTGTTGATGGATTTCAAAAACCTCCACAttttataaaatcaaattttagaaaatttattcAGAAACCTTACATA AACTATCCTATGCAGAGAAAAGATGCCATTACTCGGAAGAGATTTAGAGTTGAGGAAAATCATCAAAACAGAAGAGGATCTAAAAGATCTTTCAAG AACTTTTTGGGTGGCAGATTCCAGCCCCATTTTAAGTCACATCTGGTACAGAAGAGCTTGTATATTCAGGCTAAATACCAGCGTTTACGGTTTGCTGGACCAAGGGGATTTATTACCAATAAATTCAGAAACAGATTTCTGAGGAGAAAAAAG TGTTTCCCATGCCTTAGAGGGGTTGGCATACATGAATATCCTGTTTCTGAGTACTCAACCATCATTTATTTGAAGCATCTTTACTATCATTCACTACAAAgaaaagcttctctgatcaaAGCTGGGAGTATCATTTGTCTATAa